Sequence from the Montipora foliosa isolate CH-2021 chromosome 12, ASM3666993v2, whole genome shotgun sequence genome:
CAAAGAAGACAAATCTCACAAACTTCATGAGCTACTTCCTAAAAACACCACTGGACGATATAGCCTTAGGAACAATAGACTTTTCAATCTTCCTAAGTGTAAGACTGAACGTTgcaagtcaagttttataatcAGCCATATTTTTAGCCAATAGATTTTAAGTGAGGAGACGTGGGTTAAATTTATAAATACTAATTTTaacattatttcttttaaattgaTTCTATGCTGTAAATAATTCGTAATTCAGCCTATGGCTGCAATgttttattactattaaactATCTAACTATCTAGCTAGATGATCAGTGCTACAGACAAATGATCAGCGCTAGGTAGGGCTGTACATAAGttgctcggcaacttttgagcaacttttcggATTTGGAGCAACTTTTAGTTCTTCGAGCAACTTTTCGGATTTcgagcattttttttcctttttgaataacTTTCTCGCCCTTTTAAGGCAATTTGTAACTAAAAACCACCCATTAAAGATTTAAAGTTCTAATTCAAACTTTTATGTATGGGATTCTGCGTAAAACACAGTGAAAATACCGGTcccctgggctgcctgtggtaacAGACGAAAGTGGTCAGCGgatatgctcaaaaattcaaaatggcggaggcgaGTGATAATTCATGCTCGAGTGAAGATGATGAATATTCAGATCCTTTGGAAGTAGCAGCTAGTGCTGGAGCTAGATTAAGTGTTCCAGAAAAAGCCAGTATCTCTCGGAAAAGAAAAGTGCCGACTAATCCAgccgaaaagaagagaaatgttCGTGGATCAGTCGATCCAAAAGTGTCCGCGTGGGATAGAATGAACGAGTTTAAGGACCAGTGCCTAACTACAGTGTCGGGAAATCTAAGATGTGACGCCTGCAGAGAaactctttccaaaaaaaagagtACTGTCAAGAAACATGTAGCATCCGTAAAGCACATCACAGCGCTAGAGAAGATTaagaaaagcaagaagaaagatcaaaatatcaaggatcttcttgcaaaaacaagcggaggagcaAAAGGATCCACATTACCCGAAGACATGAGGCTCTATCGATACGAGCTCGTGGAAGCTCTGCTGAAGGCAGGTATCCCTCTTTCAAAAGCCGACAGTTTGCgaccatttcttgaaaaatatggtCATCGCCTGACATCTCGGAACCATCTCGCAGAATTCATTCCCACGATTCATCAGAAGGAGATAGACTTAGTGAAATCCGAAATAGCTGCCAACAGTGCTTTTTCTGTGATCTTTGATGGGAGCACCAGGCTTGGGGAAGCGTTGGCAATTGTCGTCCGCTTCATTGACAAAGATTGGAATATACAGCAGAGGCTTCTCAAACTTGAAGTTCTAGCCAAGAGCATGAATGGGGAAGAGCTTGCTCAAAGACTGATTCAGTGCATGGCTGTGGAGTATAAAATACAGCCGAACCAGCTTCTAGCAGCAATGAGAGATGGTGCCTCAGTAAATGAGGCTGGATTGCGTCAAGTCATGTTTTTCTTTCCCAATATTTTTAATGTCATCTGTTTCTCACACACAATCGACAATGTTGGGAAACACTTTGAATTTAGTGTCCTAGACACATTTTCTAGGTGTTGGAACACCATGTTTTCTCTAAGTCCAGCTGCCCGGCTGTTGTGGAAGACAAGAACTGGCACAGCAATGCGACTTCATTCCAAAACCAGATGGTGGAGCAAATGGGAAGTCCTCAATCAGGTAATGGAGTTTTTTGGGGACGTTGAGCCCTTCCTAAGAGAAAATGATAACCTGTCTCCTGTTTGCCGTGCAAGCCTGTTGGAGATTTTTGATGATCCAGTTACTGCTAGAGACTTAGACATTGAGCTTGCTGCTATGATTGATGCGGGCAAGCACTTTGTTCAAGCAACTTATTATCTTGAGGGGGATGGTCCCTTAGTATTTGCTTGCTATGAACGTTTGTCTGCATTAGCACATGCAATAGCCATTGACTCTTTTCCAAACACCGAGGCCAAAGCTCGCCAACATGCAGGTAGAAATATGGCATTGTACAACCAGTTAGTTGCCCAAGGAAAGGCATGCATCAATCCAGGCTTCCGCTTTTACCAACAGAAATTCAGTTTGCAGTTCCACAATGTTGTTCGTGCATTTAAGGCTGCACGCTTATGTTGCCCAGTACAGGTGCAAGCACTACGTCCAACTGCTGTATCAGTCCAGGAACTAAAGCAATTTACTTTCATTACTGATGCAGAGGTTGTACAGCTTGTGGAAGAGCTGCCAAACTATCTGGCCACTGCTGATGGTGCAGCCATTGAAACAGAAGAAGACAAAGTACAGTGGTGGGCTACACATGCCGCTGCTCTCCCAAATTGGTCTGCTGCAGTCAAAAAGATCTTGTTGGTGCAGCCTAGTTCAGCATCGGCTGAGCGAGTGTTTAGCCTGCTACAAAATGCATTTAGCAAGCAGCAAGAGGCAGCATTAGAGGAAACAGTGGAAACATCGGTCATGTTACGTTACAATGACAATAAGCGCACATGGAATCATGAATTATGTAGAGGGGTAGCTGGTGGTGCAAAACCTTCAGGGACagtgtaaatattgtaaatattgaaaaaacatggcTTTATACCACAAACACTCGTTTATGTCAGAGAAACTTTATATCCTTAATAAGCATATTagcaaagtttgttttgttcGAATACAATCACGTGGTTGGGTTGAGAGAGACTCAGTCTTACCATATTGaattcagggctcgaaattgcgactcactggtcgccaatgcgactaaaaattGAGCGCTGGCGACTAAATTTTTAGAAGTGGTCGCCAACTGACGCCTCTTGTTTTGTCCGATAAGTAAAGAACATCACGAcacaacttttgttttatatcTTTATATTACAAAATCAATCGGAAATGGTAGCTAGTATATAACTCACCTTTCCGTTCCCTGTAAAATAATGTCTGAATGACCTGAATATTACAAGGTAATCGAAAAAATTGATACTCCTTTCACGGCACGCCATATTGCTTCAGCGGCTTCTTCTGAAACTGGGATTGCAAGCGCACTTCAACACAACGTACTTTACAATTTGAGTTGTAAATCAATCTCTtacaccaaaaaattgaaagcaacttttgagaaacttttggattttggggcaacttttgagcaacttttagaattttggagcaacttttgagcaacttttttggaaaattggagcaactttttgagaaaattggaGCAACTTAGGGACAGCCCTAGCGCTAGGGACAGGCAATCATTagtcgatcattgctagggacagttgatcattgaTCAATACTAGGGACAGCTGATTATTgttagggacagtcgatcaccACTAGGGACAGTTggtcattgctagggacagacGATCAGTGCTACAGACagatgatcagtgctagggacaggcAATCATTagtcgatcattgctagggacagttgatcattgaTCAATACTAGGGACAGCTGATTATTgttagggacagttgatcattgctagggacaggagatcagtgctagggacggTCGATCATTGccagggacagtcgatcaccactagggacagttgatcattgctagggacagacgatcagtgctagggacgaTTAATCATTGCTAGGAAaggttgatcagtgctagggaaaGTTGATCATTGccagggacagtcgatcactactcggcaggtattttttgcaggttgcaggttgaaatttcattataacgggaaaaccgctggcactaaaaagcgatagacttaccgtgactgttacatgaaaaggtaaccttaggcctaattaggcctaaagaaaagtttttaggcctaaggttagcttgtcatgtaacagtcacggcaagtctatcgctttttagtgccagcggttttccagttataatgaaatttcaacctgcaaccgaCAGAGCGCaaaaccgctagacatgcgcactagaatcacacttgtgttgccgccattccattttcaaaatggcggacgacaaatcaaaacccaccacgtcattgtggaggctgtcacgccgctggcgtttctctgagaaaatttgcaaaaagatgatctgaCTCTCCATTattcaacgatgcttcagagccgtcggggaagagatcggaccaaaaccagttcgtctaaagcaatagagtttttgaccggtttcgaagcttcatttgacgttcgttgtttagagttttgcgtttcttaaggtggtcggttactctttaagctcagaacagagatatgttggaggtaaattgttttcgcgaaacatatcaaatatgactttttttccgttgatatgaaaatttttgagaggtgtttaaaggtggaattccgatttcatacaccaagagagactttttcaaatcgaagtttgaagagaagcaggtttttttaccgctagtgttcgtcttcacagttgtaactggttttacacagaaaagcgaagtccagtgccttatactttcacgccaatcgatatagtttgtgaggttttggggtcgtaagttgtcctgaaatgcatataacgtacatgtatgtttttaacttcgagttaatatcttgtcgacattgttcatgtaatacaatgtaagttttctcgctttataagccaagacagagcggctgcctgttatatttaaagccctggtcaaacggcgcgtgatagtcgatgatagtaGATTCTCCccaaactatcatcaactatcaccaaCTATCGTTCAAGTGGTCAAACGGCCAAAGAagttcatgatagttgacgATAGTTCACTGGCAGTCGCGCAAGCAAAGTCACGAGAGAAGCGAGTTCCAAGCTCTTTCCGCGTAAAAATGTGAACATTAAATGGCCTCCCGTAAGACAAACTTGTAAAAGTATGAATTTTTCGCGACGAAAGAGAGCGGCAACATGTTTTCTGATCGCTATCGGACCAGTGATTACCAAAACAGCtgaccgaaaaactatcatgaactatcgtACGCGTGGTCAAACGAGGAAAACTATCATGGACTATCATGAAGAATTTGAACAAGCTCAAACtgaatgatagttgatgatagtcgatgatagtgCATGATAGTTGGTGGTCAAACGGAAGCTCGCGCTCaactatcatcgactatcatcgactatcatgagccgtttgaccagggcttaaaacagcggcaaatattgacaacaaaccctgttatttttttccctttaacaacgttcattgctatgttttgtgaaactaaaaataaattataaactaattatgtcaactgtcacatgactgctgggggattgtgtgctttttcgagtttatgggactctttgcaaagggcgagttaagttaattcaacaaagtaagctgctttttccatttagagactgaaaatgtcagcaaaggtgctctagttcaatgtgcaaagcgctttttttggcttttgatgccagcaaaacagttcaccacactagaaaatttttattcgagggccacttgctactggctcacaaagactacagaatttgccacatggatgaatacatttcaccaatgaaggtgagtgatggaataacattacaatagttgcaataataatctgccctgaattgaatttcccctacccctcaatatagattctacg
This genomic interval carries:
- the LOC137979080 gene encoding uncharacterized protein, with translation MAEASDNSCSSEDDEYSDPLEVAASAGARLSVPEKASISRKRKVPTNPAEKKRNVRGSVDPKVSAWDRMNEFKDQCLTTVSGNLRCDACRETLSKKKSTVKKHVASVKHITALEKIKKSKKKDQNIKDLLAKTSGGAKGSTLPEDMRLYRYELVEALLKAGIPLSKADSLRPFLEKYGHRLTSRNHLAEFIPTIHQKEIDLVKSEIAANSAFSVIFDGSTRLGEALAIVVRFIDKDWNIQQRLLKLEVLAKSMNGEELAQRLIQCMAVEYKIQPNQLLAAMRDGASVNEAGLRQVMFFFPNIFNVICFSHTIDNVGKHFEFSVLDTFSRCWNTMFSLSPAARLLWKTRTGTAMRLHSKTRWWSKWEVLNQVMEFFGDVEPFLRENDNLSPVCRASLLEIFDDPVTARDLDIELAAMIDAGKHFVQATYYLEGDGPLVFACYERLSALAHAIAIDSFPNTEAKARQHAGRNMALYNQLVAQGKACINPGFRFYQQKFSLQFHNVVRAFKAARLCCPVQVQALRPTAVSVQELKQFTFITDAEVVQLVEELPNYLATADGAAIETEEDKVQWWATHAAALPNWSAAVKKILLVQPSSASAERVFSLLQNAFSKQQEAALEETVETSVMLRYNDNKRTWNHELCRGVAGGAKPSGTV